One uncultured Methanobrevibacter sp. DNA segment encodes these proteins:
- a CDS encoding winged helix-turn-helix domain-containing protein yields MTNLQTKNQLNEEYKNIKYILTSTMRSKLILAMYSCSRNLEELRNDLNKPSATILHGLKELETENLVKKVQKKYQLTSNGFLLATNMIKLIENWSAINNNTEFWDNHDLTCIPKELLKNMHLLKDANYITSTTSDLSNAFNKYIDLISNSIELKIIMPIYSENHFKHIIELLNNNKLKYIELVISEEILKAIKINGTFRKYLLENKKVKIICVKENLKLFLTYSHDFMSLTLFFKDGHYDDSQMLIGKSTNSLKWASEVYSIYRR; encoded by the coding sequence ATGACAAATTTACAGACAAAAAATCAATTAAATGAAGAGTACAAAAATATTAAATATATATTAACATCAACTATGCGATCCAAATTAATTTTGGCAATGTATAGCTGTTCTCGAAATCTAGAAGAATTGAGAAATGATTTAAACAAACCTTCAGCAACAATATTGCATGGCCTTAAAGAGTTAGAGACAGAAAATCTAGTTAAAAAAGTTCAAAAAAAGTATCAGTTAACATCAAATGGATTTCTTCTAGCTACAAACATGATAAAACTTATTGAAAATTGGTCTGCAATTAACAACAATACCGAATTTTGGGATAATCATGACCTCACATGCATTCCAAAGGAACTTCTAAAGAATATGCATCTTTTAAAGGATGCAAACTACATAACATCAACAACAAGCGACCTTTCGAATGCATTCAACAAGTATATAGACCTAATATCAAATTCCATAGAATTGAAAATTATAATGCCAATATACTCAGAAAATCACTTTAAACACATCATTGAGTTGTTAAATAATAATAAATTAAAATATATAGAACTAGTAATAAGTGAAGAGATTTTAAAAGCAATAAAAATAAATGGAACTTTTAGAAAATACCTGCTTGAAAATAAAAAAGTAAAAATAATTTGCGTTAAAGAAAATTTGAAATTGTTTTTAACTTACTCACATGATTTCATGTCACTAACTCTCTTTTTTAAAGACGGGCATTATGATGATTCACAAATGCTAATTGGAAAATCTACCAACAGCTTAAAATGGGCCTCTGAAGTTTATTCAATATACAGGAGGTGA
- a CDS encoding ArsR family transcriptional regulator: MENDNSSKFICEMNNLILGRKGGNTTVRIIDEILKHPYNANQLSKELNLDYKTVKYHIYLVLKSEVVVQNEMKYGTLFYPSQKLINNLSEYEQIKKHLK, from the coding sequence ATGGAGAATGATAATTCCTCCAAATTCATTTGCGAAATGAACAATTTAATTTTGGGAAGAAAAGGAGGCAACACTACTGTTAGAATTATCGATGAGATATTAAAACATCCTTATAATGCCAATCAATTATCAAAAGAATTGAATTTAGATTATAAGACCGTGAAATATCACATCTATTTAGTTTTAAAATCAGAAGTAGTTGTGCAAAATGAAATGAAGTATGGCACTTTGTTTTATCCTTCTCAAAAATTAATAAATAATTTAAGTGAATATGAACAAATTAAAAAGCACTTAAAATAA
- a CDS encoding molybdenum cofactor biosynthesis protein B — translation MKSETAKEHYDNSSKDIKCAIITLSDSRKSKKADLSGQYIEKEIETKYSLNSRIIIPDEKEDLLSSIEKLIEDNVDVIITTGGTGLDARDITVETVEELFEKRLDGFGELFRAKSYEEIGAAALLSRATAGIYRKTVIFSMPGSPNAVKTGLSLIINELPHFVHHVKK, via the coding sequence ATGAAAAGTGAAACTGCAAAGGAACATTATGATAATTCATCTAAAGATATCAAATGTGCAATAATTACTCTAAGTGACAGCAGGAAATCAAAAAAAGCAGATCTCTCCGGGCAATACATAGAAAAAGAAATTGAAACAAAATATTCCCTGAATTCAAGAATTATAATCCCTGATGAAAAAGAAGATTTATTATCATCCATTGAAAAATTAATTGAAGATAATGTTGATGTTATCATCACGACAGGAGGAACTGGGCTAGATGCCAGAGACATTACTGTTGAAACTGTAGAAGAGCTTTTCGAAAAAAGATTAGACGGTTTCGGCGAGCTATTCCGAGCTAAATCGTATGAAGAAATTGGTGCTGCAGCATTATTATCACGAGCAACAGCTGGAATATACAGGAAAACAGTAATTTTTTCAATGCCAGGTTCACCAAATGCTGTGAAAACTGGACTAAGTCTAATTATTAATGAACTACCACATTTTGTTCATCATGTAAAAAAATAA
- the pyrE gene encoding orotate phosphoribosyltransferase has product MISKEYLIDLLKDNEVFLEGDFTLSSGKKSNYYINMKKAITEPEILSTISKLISDKIKDEDIDKVAGPALGAVPIATAVSLESKLPLLMIRKEKKGYGTSKLIEGELLEGDNVIVVEDVSTTGGSLLKAIKAIQDNGGNVKRAFVVVDRQEGAIEAFEKEGITLEPLITVNEFFD; this is encoded by the coding sequence ATGATTTCAAAAGAATATTTAATCGATTTATTGAAGGATAATGAAGTTTTCCTTGAGGGCGACTTTACATTATCTTCTGGTAAAAAGAGCAATTATTATATCAATATGAAAAAAGCCATTACAGAACCTGAAATTTTGTCTACAATTTCCAAATTGATTAGTGATAAGATTAAAGATGAGGACATTGATAAAGTTGCAGGTCCAGCATTAGGTGCAGTTCCAATAGCTACTGCAGTTTCTCTTGAATCTAAACTCCCTTTATTAATGATTCGTAAAGAAAAAAAGGGATACGGAACTTCAAAATTAATTGAAGGTGAACTTTTAGAAGGGGATAATGTTATTGTTGTTGAAGATGTATCAACTACTGGCGGCTCACTTTTAAAAGCAATTAAAGCTATTCAAGACAATGGCGGTAATGTAAAAAGAGCATTTGTTGTAGTTGACAGACAAGAAGGCGCCATTGAAGCATTTGAAAAAGAAGGCATAACACTTGAACCTTTAATCACTGTCAATGAATTTTTTGATTAA
- a CDS encoding PRC-barrel domain-containing protein: MRIKDELFGKEVLDADIQIVGKINDVLFDKDTFEITDLVIKKTGFSEQIKASENVIPMELVKVIGDKVLLKGEDDLL, encoded by the coding sequence ATGAGAATTAAAGATGAACTATTTGGAAAAGAAGTTCTTGATGCCGATATTCAAATCGTCGGTAAAATTAATGATGTGCTTTTTGATAAGGATACTTTTGAAATTACTGACCTTGTAATTAAAAAAACAGGATTCTCTGAACAGATTAAAGCTAGCGAAAACGTAATTCCAATGGAACTTGTAAAAGTAATTGGTGATAAAGTTTTGCTTAAAGGCGAAGATGATTTATTATAA
- the xseA gene encoding exodeoxyribonuclease VII large subunit — protein sequence MENNNFSVSQINSYLKKKFNMDPKLKNIQIKGELSNYKSYANGHDYFTLKDENSQIKGVLYKGRKRNLEFEPENGMKVIIKGSVEVYEKNGYYQLKANTIKKDGIGDLYIAFEKLKKKLQSEGLFDKRHKKEIPKYPKRIGVITAKTGAAIKDIITTINRRYPQCEIYVFSTLVQGDFAAPQIVSQLKKSQKYDLDTIIIGRGGGSIEDLWPFNEEIVAREIFDCKIPIISAVGHETDFTISDFAADLRAPTPTAAAELAVPQTDELNNRIYQISKRLTKIIENKISNNKERLDNICKKQIIKNPESIYDIKQMHLDQLINNLDHSSKDIITKNKSKLQLLENNAVLKNPKNIYENKKTHLNNLIKNLNYSSKNIITENKNKLEIIKSSKILKNPNDIKNKKEERLIVNVDKLSILNPLLTLKRGYSIAKSKDKVIKSVKDVESGDEVDIKVDDGTINTKVI from the coding sequence ATGGAAAATAACAATTTTAGTGTATCTCAAATAAATTCCTACTTAAAGAAAAAGTTTAACATGGACCCCAAATTAAAAAATATCCAAATCAAGGGAGAGCTTTCAAATTATAAATCTTATGCCAACGGCCATGATTATTTTACACTAAAAGATGAAAATTCACAAATTAAAGGAGTTTTATATAAAGGAAGAAAAAGGAACCTTGAATTTGAACCTGAAAATGGAATGAAGGTAATAATCAAAGGCAGTGTTGAAGTTTATGAAAAAAACGGATATTATCAGCTAAAAGCCAATACAATCAAAAAGGATGGAATTGGTGATTTGTATATAGCCTTTGAAAAACTAAAGAAAAAGCTTCAAAGTGAAGGATTATTTGACAAAAGACATAAAAAAGAAATACCAAAGTATCCCAAAAGAATTGGAGTCATAACTGCCAAAACCGGAGCAGCCATTAAGGATATAATCACAACCATCAACAGAAGATATCCCCAATGTGAAATTTATGTTTTCTCAACATTGGTTCAGGGAGATTTCGCAGCTCCCCAAATTGTAAGCCAACTGAAAAAATCCCAGAAATATGATTTGGACACCATTATCATCGGCAGAGGCGGAGGAAGCATTGAAGATTTATGGCCATTCAATGAAGAAATTGTTGCAAGAGAAATATTTGATTGCAAAATACCAATAATCAGTGCTGTAGGACATGAAACCGATTTTACAATATCTGATTTTGCAGCTGATTTGAGAGCGCCTACACCAACTGCTGCGGCTGAACTTGCAGTTCCCCAAACGGACGAATTGAATAACAGAATATATCAAATCAGTAAAAGATTAACTAAAATCATAGAAAATAAGATTTCAAACAATAAAGAAAGATTAGACAACATCTGTAAAAAGCAGATTATTAAAAATCCCGAATCAATCTATGATATCAAACAGATGCATTTAGACCAGTTAATAAATAACCTGGATCACTCTTCAAAGGATATAATCACTAAAAATAAAAGCAAGCTACAGCTTCTTGAAAATAATGCCGTACTAAAAAATCCAAAAAACATTTACGAGAACAAAAAAACACACCTCAACAACCTGATAAAGAATCTTAACTATTCATCAAAAAACATAATAACAGAAAACAAAAACAAATTAGAGATAATAAAAAGCTCAAAAATACTGAAAAATCCAAATGATATTAAAAATAAAAAAGAAGAAAGACTTATAGTTAATGTTGACAAGTTATCAATTTTAAATCCTCTACTGACATTGAAAAGAGGTTATTCAATAGCCAAATCGAAAGATAAAGTGATAAAAAGCGTGAAAGATGTTGAAAGTGGAGATGAAGTAGACATCAAAGTTGATGATGGAACTATAAATACAAAGGTGATATAA
- the xseB gene encoding exodeoxyribonuclease VII small subunit: protein MENLSFEESLEKLEEIVNKLESGNVPLDDAIDEFNNAMQLVKVCNNKLNNAEQAIAKIVEDNGELIDFNINE, encoded by the coding sequence ATGGAAAATTTAAGTTTTGAAGAAAGTTTAGAAAAACTGGAAGAAATTGTAAACAAATTAGAAAGCGGAAACGTCCCCCTTGATGATGCGATTGATGAATTCAACAATGCAATGCAACTTGTAAAAGTATGTAACAATAAGTTAAACAATGCTGAACAGGCCATTGCTAAAATAGTTGAAGATAACGGAGAGTTAATCGATTTCAATATTAACGAATGA